The following coding sequences are from one Niveibacterium umoris window:
- a CDS encoding PTS sugar transporter subunit IIA — MNADHPLLEPDDVLIDLHVTTRHALLEEIARHMARRHCLPRDRIAESLAAREQLGSTGLGYCVAIPHARMAEAKRPVAVFARPQIPLAFDAPDSKPVSDFLALIVPSDSPQQHLELLSSIATHFGERSFRESLRSAADAASVARCFAPIRVHD; from the coding sequence ATGAATGCAGACCACCCCCTCCTTGAACCCGATGACGTTTTGATCGATCTGCATGTGACGACGCGGCATGCCTTGCTCGAGGAGATTGCCCGGCACATGGCGCGTCGGCATTGCCTGCCGCGAGACCGGATCGCCGAGAGCCTCGCCGCGCGCGAGCAGCTTGGATCGACCGGTCTGGGCTATTGCGTGGCAATTCCACACGCCCGGATGGCCGAGGCGAAGCGGCCGGTGGCGGTATTCGCGCGCCCGCAAATTCCGCTCGCATTCGATGCGCCCGATAGCAAGCCGGTGTCCGATTTCCTCGCGCTCATCGTGCCGTCGGATTCACCGCAGCAGCATCTGGAATTGCTGTCGTCGATCGCCACGCACTTCGGCGAGCGCAGCTTCAGGGAAAGCCTGCGGAGTGCGGCCGACGCTGCGTCGGTCGCGCGTTGCTTCGCCCCGATCCGGGTACATGATTGA
- a CDS encoding GMP reductase, producing the protein MRIEQDFKLDFKDVLIRPKRSTLTSRSEVDISRDYVFHHSKRHYRGVPIIAANMDVTGTFEMANALARQKLATALHKHYDEDQLVAHFTSLPPDATNFYSMGIAAPDIKKFRRVMERAGTAITAVCIDVANGYTKAFVDFIHKLREEFPALTIMAGNVVTGEMTEELILGGADIVKVGIGPGSVCTTRKMTGVGYPQLSAIIECADAAHGLSGLICADGGCTTPGDVAKAFGGGADFVMLGGMLAGHDECSGELVEIDGARKMRFYGMSSRTAMQKYAGGVAEYRASEGKEVLIDYRGPVDGTLQDLLGGVRSACTYVGARKLKELSKRTTFIRVGQQLNEVFGKS; encoded by the coding sequence ATGCGCATCGAACAGGATTTCAAACTCGACTTCAAGGACGTGCTGATACGTCCGAAGCGCTCGACGCTGACCTCCCGCTCTGAGGTTGATATCTCGCGGGATTACGTCTTCCACCATTCCAAGCGTCACTACCGTGGCGTGCCGATCATCGCGGCCAACATGGACGTCACCGGCACTTTCGAGATGGCGAACGCACTCGCCCGGCAAAAGCTTGCGACAGCCCTTCACAAGCATTACGACGAAGACCAGCTGGTCGCGCATTTCACTTCGCTGCCGCCGGACGCGACCAACTTCTATTCGATGGGAATCGCGGCGCCCGACATCAAGAAGTTCCGCCGTGTCATGGAGCGGGCTGGCACCGCCATCACGGCGGTGTGTATCGATGTCGCGAACGGCTATACCAAGGCCTTCGTCGACTTCATCCATAAGCTGCGGGAAGAGTTCCCCGCGCTGACGATCATGGCCGGCAACGTCGTTACCGGCGAGATGACCGAAGAGCTGATTCTGGGCGGGGCCGATATCGTCAAGGTAGGCATCGGTCCGGGGTCGGTGTGCACGACACGCAAGATGACCGGGGTCGGCTATCCGCAACTTTCGGCCATCATCGAATGCGCCGATGCGGCGCATGGTCTCAGCGGCCTGATCTGCGCCGACGGCGGATGCACGACGCCGGGTGACGTTGCAAAGGCCTTCGGTGGCGGTGCGGACTTCGTCATGCTCGGCGGCATGCTGGCGGGGCACGATGAGTGTTCTGGCGAACTGGTGGAGATCGACGGTGCCCGCAAGATGCGCTTCTACGGCATGAGCTCGCGCACCGCCATGCAGAAATACGCTGGCGGCGTGGCCGAGTACCGCGCATCGGAAGGCAAGGAAGTGCTCATCGACTACCGCGGCCCGGTAGACGGCACGCTGCAGGATTTGCTCGGCGGCGTGCGTTCGGCCTGCACCTATGTCGGCGCCCGCAAGCTCAAGGAGCTCTCGAAACGGACGACCTTCATCCGCGTCGGCCAACAGCTTAACGAGGTCTTCGGGAAGTCCTGA
- a CDS encoding DUF4124 domain-containing protein, whose product MAARRSSRRALHLLEPTTTMKLLIALFACWMLASPLAHATTFKCQAANGRVIFQDIPCSAETTTANVTGAQTMVAPDAWRFERIDEAGGRGICLIVSPPIAIGSRSRSAGQVQIRIEHTKEMVEALITPVAQVGSPTTPFDSNLAEVGIYVPGQRFLGDVRLTPAGALRVGAADTALLTDYLVHDDNLTVRVRYMKANGLRESVRQTMSGFVANLQLAKDCVRTLR is encoded by the coding sequence GTGGCCGCGCGGCGATCATCAAGACGGGCATTACATCTTCTCGAACCAACGACGACCATGAAGCTCCTTATCGCCCTCTTCGCTTGCTGGATGCTCGCTTCGCCGCTCGCGCATGCCACCACGTTCAAATGCCAGGCGGCGAACGGCCGCGTGATCTTTCAGGACATTCCCTGCTCTGCCGAGACGACCACTGCCAATGTCACCGGCGCTCAGACAATGGTGGCGCCCGACGCGTGGCGTTTCGAGCGCATTGATGAAGCGGGCGGCAGGGGCATCTGTCTGATTGTCTCGCCCCCGATCGCGATCGGCTCGCGCAGCCGCTCAGCCGGTCAGGTGCAGATCCGGATCGAGCACACGAAAGAAATGGTGGAGGCGCTGATTACGCCGGTCGCACAGGTCGGATCGCCAACAACACCGTTTGATTCGAACCTGGCCGAGGTCGGCATCTATGTCCCGGGGCAGCGCTTTCTCGGGGATGTGCGACTCACCCCGGCGGGCGCCCTGCGCGTCGGTGCTGCCGACACCGCCTTGCTCACGGACTATCTGGTCCACGACGACAATCTGACCGTACGGGTGCGCTACATGAAGGCCAACGGCCTGCGTGAGAGCGTGCGTCAGACAATGAGCGGATTTGTCGCAAACCTGCAACTCGCGAAGGACTGCGTTCGGACGCTGCGCTGA
- the hypB gene encoding hydrogenase nickel incorporation protein HypB — MSQARVLEIQEDILGRNDEIAARNRAAFARAGVLALNLVSSPGSGKTTLLVESLKRLADRLPLAVIEGDQQTDFDAQRIRETGVRALQVNTGRGCHLDAAMVEKALEKLSMPVSGVLFIENVGNLVCPSGFDLGEAHKVVFLSVTEGEDKPLKYPDMFAAADLMILTKIDLLPHLRFDVARCCDYARTVNPAIEIIQLSASSGEGMDVWLDWISSARESQALHARQSASEAAQA; from the coding sequence ATGAGCCAGGCTCGTGTACTCGAAATACAAGAAGACATCCTTGGCCGCAACGACGAAATCGCCGCGCGCAATCGCGCGGCCTTCGCTCGTGCCGGCGTGCTGGCTCTCAACCTGGTGTCCAGCCCGGGTTCAGGGAAAACCACCTTGCTGGTTGAATCGCTCAAGCGCCTGGCAGATCGCCTGCCCCTTGCGGTAATCGAGGGCGATCAGCAGACCGATTTCGATGCGCAACGCATTCGCGAAACCGGTGTCCGAGCCTTGCAGGTCAATACCGGGCGCGGGTGCCATCTCGATGCAGCCATGGTCGAGAAGGCACTGGAGAAGCTTTCGATGCCGGTCAGCGGCGTGCTGTTCATCGAAAACGTCGGAAATCTGGTGTGCCCGTCCGGTTTCGACCTTGGCGAAGCCCACAAAGTGGTGTTCCTGTCGGTGACCGAGGGCGAAGACAAGCCGCTCAAGTATCCGGACATGTTCGCGGCCGCCGATCTGATGATCCTCACCAAGATCGACCTGCTGCCACACCTTCGCTTCGATGTCGCGCGCTGCTGCGATTACGCTCGCACCGTCAATCCGGCGATCGAGATCATCCAACTGTCGGCAAGCAGCGGCGAGGGGATGGATGTCTGGCTCGACTGGATTTCATCCGCGCGCGAATCGCAGGCCTTGCACGCACGGCAGAGTGCCAGCGAAGCGGCGCAAGCCTGA
- a CDS encoding hydrogenase/urease maturation nickel metallochaperone HypA, which produces MHEASLAEQVVAIVERSAEPGARVLAITLELGDLAGVEEDALLFALTSAMLHTRAEGATVHVLRLPARARCHDCGGEQAIEIRYQPCGICGRGGLEILQGTEMRVRSIVVEERKAIAETR; this is translated from the coding sequence GTGCATGAGGCATCGCTGGCCGAACAGGTCGTCGCCATTGTGGAACGCAGCGCCGAGCCTGGCGCGCGGGTGCTCGCCATTACGCTAGAACTGGGTGACCTGGCCGGTGTCGAAGAAGACGCCTTGTTGTTTGCTTTGACGAGCGCCATGTTGCATACACGTGCCGAGGGCGCCACTGTACATGTGTTACGGTTGCCAGCACGGGCGCGCTGCCATGATTGCGGTGGGGAGCAGGCTATCGAGATTCGTTACCAGCCCTGTGGAATCTGCGGGCGTGGTGGGCTGGAAATCCTGCAAGGCACCGAGATGCGTGTTCGTTCCATCGTCGTTGAAGAGCGCAAGGCCATCGCGGAAACGAGGTAG
- a CDS encoding hydrogenase maturation protease, producing MTPAPLLVLAFGNPGRGDDAVGPLLGDKLAGWLVDQRADDVEVVVDFQLNIEHALDLVGRRRVLFIDARASGEAGARFESVSAQADASYSTHAVSPQGLLEVHAKVVGGASPRAEILSVRGESFELGAPLSAAANEGVEAAWRGLIDWVVRARGVSEALCA from the coding sequence GTGACGCCCGCGCCATTGCTGGTTCTGGCCTTTGGCAATCCCGGTCGCGGTGACGATGCGGTGGGCCCGCTGCTCGGTGACAAGCTGGCTGGCTGGCTGGTGGATCAGCGTGCGGACGATGTTGAAGTGGTTGTCGACTTCCAACTGAACATCGAACACGCCCTGGATTTAGTCGGGCGTCGCCGCGTGCTGTTCATCGACGCGCGCGCATCCGGCGAAGCCGGTGCCCGCTTCGAGTCGGTATCGGCCCAGGCGGATGCGAGCTATTCGACGCATGCGGTGTCGCCACAAGGATTGCTTGAGGTTCACGCGAAAGTGGTCGGCGGTGCATCGCCTCGTGCAGAGATCCTGTCGGTGCGCGGGGAGTCCTTCGAACTCGGCGCGCCCTTGTCTGCCGCGGCGAACGAAGGCGTTGAAGCTGCGTGGCGGGGTTTGATCGATTGGGTGGTGCGGGCGCGAGGCGTGTCGGAGGCTCTCTGTGCATGA
- a CDS encoding Ni/Fe hydrogenase subunit alpha has translation MYENLETATETIGLQRLAIEPVSRVEGHGKVTLLLDENRVVRQARLHVVEFRGFEKFIQGRPYWEVPTLVQRLCGICPVSHLLAASKATDFFVSGNQPISPTATKLRRLLHFGQMLQSHALHFFHLASPDLLFGYDDPVPHRNVVGVLTDHPEIGLIGVKLRKFGQEVIRVLTGKRVHGTGSVPGGFNKPLSQEERDYLKSDILTVLGWAAHGLAIARQLYLADEPANRGFAAANSNFLSLVAPDGGLELYHGGIRVKDAAGGIVLDHFDYRGYNAILHEEVKSWSYMKFPFLTALGKEQGWYRVGPLARVNNCDHIPTPRAEAARVDFMAQGAGQPVQATLAYHWARMIELLHCAEAIAELLDDPEITGTDLSRSGKPLREGVGVIEAPRGTLFHHYKIDSNDLVTMANLIVSTTSNNTAMNESVRAVAAECFDGREISEGLLNRIEVAIRAYDPCLSCATHAVGKMPLSIEAIAPDGDVVSRLVKGGNGELSREAVL, from the coding sequence ATGTACGAAAATCTGGAAACAGCCACCGAAACGATCGGTCTGCAACGTCTGGCGATCGAACCGGTTAGCCGTGTCGAAGGTCATGGCAAGGTCACACTCTTGCTCGATGAGAACCGTGTGGTGCGTCAGGCGCGCCTGCATGTTGTCGAGTTTCGTGGCTTCGAGAAGTTCATCCAGGGGCGCCCCTACTGGGAAGTACCGACGCTGGTGCAGCGGCTCTGCGGCATCTGCCCGGTGAGCCACCTGCTGGCGGCGTCCAAAGCCACGGACTTCTTCGTGTCGGGCAATCAGCCGATCTCGCCCACGGCGACCAAGTTGCGACGCTTGCTGCATTTTGGCCAGATGTTGCAGTCGCACGCGCTGCATTTCTTCCACCTTGCATCGCCGGACCTGCTGTTCGGCTACGACGACCCGGTTCCACACCGCAACGTCGTGGGCGTTCTGACCGACCACCCTGAAATCGGCCTCATCGGCGTCAAACTGCGGAAGTTCGGGCAGGAAGTGATTCGCGTGCTGACCGGCAAACGGGTGCACGGCACCGGCTCGGTGCCAGGTGGCTTCAACAAGCCGCTGTCGCAGGAAGAACGTGACTACCTCAAGTCAGACATCCTGACCGTATTGGGCTGGGCAGCGCACGGGCTGGCAATCGCGCGCCAGCTCTACCTTGCGGACGAGCCGGCAAACCGCGGTTTCGCAGCGGCGAACTCGAACTTCCTGTCCCTGGTTGCGCCGGACGGCGGGCTCGAGTTGTACCACGGTGGCATCCGTGTCAAGGATGCAGCAGGCGGGATCGTTCTCGATCACTTCGATTACCGGGGCTACAACGCCATCCTTCACGAAGAGGTCAAGTCGTGGAGCTACATGAAGTTTCCCTTCCTGACGGCCTTGGGCAAGGAGCAGGGCTGGTATCGCGTGGGGCCGCTGGCGCGGGTCAACAACTGCGATCACATTCCCACGCCGCGTGCCGAGGCGGCGCGGGTGGACTTCATGGCGCAGGGCGCAGGGCAGCCGGTACAGGCGACACTGGCTTACCACTGGGCGCGAATGATCGAGCTGCTTCACTGCGCCGAAGCGATTGCCGAGTTGCTGGATGATCCGGAGATCACCGGGACAGATCTGTCCCGCAGCGGCAAGCCATTGCGCGAAGGCGTCGGCGTTATCGAAGCACCGCGTGGCACGCTGTTCCATCACTACAAGATCGACTCGAATGACCTGGTCACCATGGCCAACCTGATCGTTTCGACGACCAGCAACAACACTGCCATGAACGAATCGGTGCGGGCGGTGGCGGCAGAGTGTTTTGATGGCCGCGAGATCAGCGAGGGTCTGCTGAACCGAATCGAGGTTGCAATTCGGGCCTACGATCCCTGCCTGTCGTGCGCAACGCATGCCGTGGGCAAGATGCCGCTCAGCATCGAGGCAATCGCACCGGATGGCGATGTGGTGAGCCGTCTCGTCAAGGGCGGGAATGGGGAACTTAGCCGCGAGGCGGTGCTGTGA
- a CDS encoding NADP oxidoreductase: protein MNAPVEHPPRLKVATCSLAGCFGCHMSFLDVDERIVDLAQIVTFDRTPLTDIKHCSEHVDVGLIEGGLCNVENVEVLREFRAHCRYIVAVGSCAITGGVPAVRNKFSLESCLREAYIEAPGIENPHIPHDAEIPLLLNKVRPIHEVVRVDYVLPGCPPPADAFWELLSALVEGREPQLAYENRRFD, encoded by the coding sequence ATGAACGCCCCAGTCGAACATCCACCCCGCCTGAAAGTCGCGACCTGCTCGCTTGCCGGTTGCTTCGGGTGCCACATGTCCTTTCTCGACGTCGATGAACGGATCGTGGATCTCGCCCAGATCGTCACTTTTGACCGCACGCCGCTGACCGACATCAAGCACTGTTCCGAACATGTCGACGTCGGGCTGATCGAAGGGGGCCTGTGCAATGTCGAAAACGTCGAAGTGCTGCGCGAATTCCGCGCGCACTGCCGCTATATCGTTGCCGTGGGCTCTTGCGCGATCACAGGTGGAGTCCCGGCCGTGCGCAACAAGTTTTCGCTTGAATCGTGCCTGCGTGAGGCCTACATCGAGGCCCCCGGAATCGAGAATCCGCACATTCCGCACGATGCAGAGATCCCCCTGCTGCTGAACAAGGTAAGGCCGATCCACGAAGTGGTGCGGGTCGATTATGTGCTGCCGGGTTGCCCGCCCCCTGCCGACGCGTTCTGGGAACTGCTGTCCGCGTTGGTCGAAGGGCGCGAACCGCAACTTGCCTACGAAAACCGTCGTTTCGACTGA
- a CDS encoding 2Fe-2S iron-sulfur cluster-binding protein — MSDTKNTFTLDGKPVAFEAGQTIMNAALAAGHYIPHLCHHREFQPHGSCKVCTVRVNGWLSASCTTPASAGAKVESEAPDIQDARRRIVQMLFIEGNHFCPFCVKSGNCQLQAVAYHLGMEDTSLPHRFPSRSMDASHPEVVLDRDRCINCSLCVRASRDADGKELFGLSGRGIDTQLVVNSSTGLLKDTNIEANDRAVQVCPTGALLVKRRGYEQPIGERRFDTQAIECEFESKY, encoded by the coding sequence ATGAGCGACACGAAAAACACCTTCACTCTGGACGGCAAGCCCGTCGCTTTTGAAGCGGGCCAGACCATCATGAATGCGGCGCTGGCCGCCGGTCACTACATCCCGCATCTGTGCCATCACCGCGAGTTCCAGCCGCATGGCAGCTGCAAGGTCTGCACCGTCCGGGTCAATGGCTGGCTGAGCGCGAGTTGTACGACGCCGGCCAGTGCCGGTGCCAAGGTTGAAAGTGAAGCACCGGACATCCAGGACGCGCGCCGCCGCATCGTGCAGATGCTGTTCATCGAGGGCAACCACTTCTGCCCATTCTGCGTGAAGAGCGGTAACTGTCAGCTGCAAGCGGTGGCTTATCACCTTGGCATGGAAGACACCTCTCTGCCGCACCGTTTTCCGAGCCGCAGCATGGACGCCTCGCACCCCGAAGTGGTGCTCGATCGTGACCGCTGCATCAACTGTTCGCTGTGTGTGCGCGCCAGCCGGGATGCGGACGGCAAGGAGCTCTTCGGGCTCAGCGGCCGCGGTATCGACACGCAACTCGTGGTCAACTCGTCGACGGGCCTGCTCAAGGACACCAATATCGAGGCGAATGACCGGGCGGTGCAGGTTTGCCCGACCGGTGCGCTGCTGGTCAAACGCCGTGGCTACGAGCAACCGATCGGCGAGCGCCGATTCGATACCCAGGCCATCGAATGCGAATTCGAATCCAAGTACTGA
- a CDS encoding NAD(P)H-dependent oxidoreductase subunit E — protein sequence MASPLGQSATLHDIAARHLHARHRLLQMLREVQASRSYVPEEAIQFFAHVLNLPIARVRGCVEFYSFLHTTPRGQFDVYFSDSVTDRMAGSQIVAKRLADRLGVTLGQPRADGRVTVSMTSCTGHCEQAPAGLVNGRVFTRMTEARIEKMASLIEHGVPASEWPAEWFHVDDGIRERGITLDTVIPPGEAIRAALARGLPATLDEVERSGLQGRGGAGFPVGRKWRGAFDTKGTHYITCNADEGEPGTFKDRVLLAKYADELFEGMTIAGLLVGAKKGYVYMRGEYEYMMEGLQTVLAERRAAGLLGENVCESGLDFDLRIHLGAGAYVCGEQSALLESLEGKRGIPRVRPPSAVKIGLFGQSTINNNVESFVQAAQIAWKGADWFSAHGEAKSRGTKLLSIAGDCQRPGIYELPLGTTVREVLARCGGENAKAVQVGGPAGTCVGRAEFDRRVSYADLSTGGSIMVFNDLRDMVDVARQFAHFFAHESCGFCTPCRVGTQMLKHYADKIADGQGTQRDLEQVSSIGEFVKAYSHCGLGETAPNTLLDTIKRFPEEYTSRLLAEADFVPEFDLDASVTESRALTGRHDQLDQIHSD from the coding sequence ATGGCATCCCCCCTCGGTCAGTCAGCGACGCTGCACGACATTGCTGCGCGTCACCTTCACGCGCGCCACCGTTTGCTGCAAATGCTGCGCGAAGTTCAAGCGAGCCGCTCCTACGTTCCGGAAGAGGCAATCCAGTTCTTCGCGCACGTGCTCAACCTGCCGATTGCCCGCGTCAGGGGTTGCGTCGAGTTCTACAGCTTTCTGCACACCACGCCGCGTGGGCAATTCGACGTGTATTTCAGCGACTCGGTGACTGACCGCATGGCGGGGAGTCAGATCGTGGCAAAGCGCCTTGCCGACCGCCTGGGTGTGACCCTCGGTCAGCCACGCGCCGATGGGCGTGTGACCGTATCGATGACGTCGTGTACCGGTCACTGCGAGCAAGCGCCAGCGGGCCTGGTGAACGGCCGTGTTTTCACGCGGATGACCGAAGCCCGCATCGAAAAGATGGCCTCGCTGATCGAACACGGTGTTCCGGCCAGCGAGTGGCCTGCCGAATGGTTTCATGTTGATGACGGCATCCGCGAACGTGGCATCACCCTTGATACCGTAATCCCGCCGGGAGAGGCCATTCGCGCTGCGCTCGCCCGCGGATTGCCGGCGACGCTGGACGAAGTTGAACGCTCGGGTCTGCAGGGGCGCGGCGGTGCCGGTTTTCCGGTGGGGCGGAAGTGGCGCGGCGCCTTCGATACCAAGGGTACCCACTACATCACCTGCAATGCCGATGAGGGCGAGCCGGGCACGTTCAAGGACCGCGTGCTGCTCGCCAAGTATGCCGACGAGTTGTTCGAAGGCATGACGATTGCGGGACTGCTCGTCGGCGCCAAGAAGGGCTATGTGTACATGCGTGGCGAGTACGAGTACATGATGGAAGGCTTGCAGACCGTGCTGGCCGAACGTCGTGCCGCCGGCCTGCTGGGCGAGAACGTCTGCGAGAGCGGGCTGGATTTCGACCTGCGCATCCACCTTGGCGCGGGCGCCTACGTCTGTGGCGAACAGTCTGCCTTGCTCGAATCGCTGGAAGGCAAACGCGGCATCCCGCGCGTGCGGCCGCCGTCCGCGGTGAAGATCGGGCTGTTCGGTCAATCGACGATCAACAACAACGTCGAATCGTTCGTGCAGGCTGCCCAGATCGCATGGAAAGGGGCCGACTGGTTCTCCGCTCACGGCGAAGCCAAGTCGCGCGGCACCAAGTTGCTGTCGATCGCGGGCGATTGCCAGCGCCCCGGAATCTATGAGTTGCCGCTTGGCACGACGGTTCGCGAGGTGCTCGCGCGCTGCGGTGGCGAGAACGCCAAAGCGGTGCAGGTTGGCGGCCCGGCGGGCACCTGTGTCGGGCGCGCCGAGTTCGATCGTCGCGTGAGCTACGCCGACCTCTCAACCGGCGGCAGCATCATGGTGTTCAACGATCTGCGCGACATGGTCGATGTGGCGCGGCAGTTTGCACACTTTTTCGCCCACGAGTCGTGCGGTTTCTGTACCCCTTGTCGAGTCGGCACCCAGATGCTCAAGCACTACGCCGACAAGATCGCTGACGGCCAGGGTACCCAGCGAGATCTGGAACAGGTGAGTTCGATCGGTGAATTCGTCAAGGCGTATTCCCACTGCGGCTTGGGCGAGACAGCCCCCAATACGCTGCTCGATACGATCAAGCGATTCCCGGAGGAATACACCAGCCGACTGCTGGCGGAAGCGGACTTTGTGCCCGAGTTCGATCTGGATGCGTCGGTTACCGAGTCGCGCGCGCTGACCGGGCGGCACGATCAACTTGACCAGATTCACAGCGATTGA
- a CDS encoding 2Fe-2S iron-sulfur cluster-binding protein — translation MADKGHFSFDGVQLPFLQGQTILQAAADAGHYIPHLCYRPEFPPHGSCKLCSVKANGKFTSACFEPVTEGMKVESETPEIQGYRKRVVQMLFAEGNHYCPFCQQSGNCKLQAVAYHLGMEDTHYAHQYPRRQLDASHPDAMIDYDRCILCELCVRASRDVDHKQVFGVAGRGIEARLLVNSPSGLLGDSRFSITDAAAQVCPVGAIVPKKAAFAVPIGQRRYDTHDIGEELACPPSENKGD, via the coding sequence ATGGCGGATAAAGGACACTTCAGCTTCGATGGCGTGCAATTGCCGTTCCTGCAGGGGCAGACCATCCTGCAGGCCGCGGCCGACGCCGGACACTACATTCCTCATCTGTGTTACCGGCCGGAATTCCCGCCGCACGGCTCGTGCAAGCTCTGTTCGGTCAAGGCCAACGGCAAGTTCACGTCGGCGTGCTTCGAACCGGTCACCGAGGGTATGAAGGTCGAGAGCGAAACGCCGGAGATCCAGGGCTACCGCAAACGCGTGGTGCAGATGCTCTTCGCCGAGGGCAATCATTACTGCCCCTTCTGCCAGCAAAGCGGCAATTGCAAGCTGCAGGCGGTTGCCTACCACCTTGGCATGGAAGACACGCACTACGCCCACCAGTATCCGCGCAGGCAACTCGACGCCTCCCATCCCGACGCGATGATCGACTATGACCGTTGCATCCTTTGTGAGCTGTGCGTAAGGGCCAGCCGTGATGTCGACCACAAACAGGTATTTGGCGTGGCTGGTCGGGGCATAGAGGCGCGTTTGCTGGTCAACAGCCCGAGCGGTCTGCTCGGCGATTCACGTTTCTCGATCACCGACGCGGCCGCCCAGGTTTGCCCGGTCGGCGCAATCGTTCCGAAGAAGGCAGCCTTTGCGGTCCCGATCGGGCAGCGGCGCTATGACACCCACGATATCGGTGAGGAGCTTGCTTGCCCACCGAGCGAAAACAAGGGTGATTGA